One Novipirellula galeiformis DNA segment encodes these proteins:
- a CDS encoding DegT/DnrJ/EryC1/StrS family aminotransferase produces MPLAIPPWPPQTPEIATALMQCMQNGDWGRYESQSKATLLASLQKKFEIEHVRLCCSGTAAIELSLRVAGVGDGDEVILCALDYPGNLRCVELIGAKPVLVDVAPSNFGPDLESVTKASSKQVRAVIASHLYGRACDIGALRDLCDANDWVLIEDVCQSPGMTIDGRAAGTFGHLATLSFGGSKPLSSGNGGAILATDNRLAARLGGLLDRPSDAFPLSALQASVLVPQIARLQTDNEHRNRIAKQIQQQLEKRDASLQCICETNIAVDPAYYKLALQTESVAIRDAMVAAATQHDLPLGKSFRAMSRLSDRRCRKPVPLDRAQMLADQICVLDHRALLIDEADVGELCELLLESSRGCGR; encoded by the coding sequence ATGCCACTTGCCATTCCCCCTTGGCCCCCCCAGACCCCCGAAATCGCCACTGCTTTGATGCAATGCATGCAAAACGGCGATTGGGGACGCTACGAAAGCCAATCCAAGGCAACCTTGCTAGCGAGCTTGCAAAAAAAATTCGAGATCGAGCACGTCCGCCTTTGCTGCAGCGGGACCGCAGCGATCGAATTGTCGCTACGGGTCGCCGGAGTGGGCGATGGGGACGAGGTGATCCTTTGTGCACTCGACTACCCTGGAAATCTGCGTTGTGTCGAATTGATCGGAGCCAAGCCCGTACTGGTCGACGTAGCGCCGAGCAATTTTGGTCCCGATCTCGAGTCGGTTACCAAGGCGTCAAGTAAACAGGTTCGCGCCGTCATCGCATCCCATCTTTATGGCCGGGCTTGCGACATCGGGGCACTACGCGACCTATGCGATGCAAACGACTGGGTATTGATCGAAGATGTTTGCCAATCGCCTGGAATGACGATCGACGGACGGGCGGCAGGAACGTTTGGGCACTTGGCAACGCTCAGCTTCGGAGGCAGCAAGCCGCTGTCGTCAGGCAACGGCGGAGCAATTCTCGCCACCGACAACCGACTGGCCGCTCGGCTGGGAGGTTTACTCGACCGCCCCAGCGACGCCTTTCCGCTGAGCGCGTTACAAGCCAGCGTGCTGGTCCCCCAAATCGCCCGGTTACAAACCGACAACGAGCATCGCAATCGCATCGCCAAACAAATTCAGCAGCAGCTCGAGAAACGCGACGCGTCCTTGCAATGCATTTGCGAGACGAACATTGCCGTCGACCCCGCGTACTACAAATTAGCCCTCCAGACCGAATCGGTGGCAATTCGCGACGCGATGGTGGCCGCCGCGACGCAACACGATCTCCCGCTCGGCAAGAGTTTCCGAGCAATGTCACGCCTGAGCGACCGCCGTTGCCGCAAGCCTGTTCCGCTTGATCGAGCCCAAATGTTGGCGGATCAAATCTGTGTGCTCGATCATCGCGCACTCTTGATCGATGAAGCGGACGTCGGCGAGCTTTGCGAATTGCTGCTCGAAAGCAGTCGTGGTTGCGGCCGCTAG
- a CDS encoding M28 family peptidase, giving the protein MRIIGVICLLLALAGASAAPLTAEQPAALRSRSSLQTQLRKDVEYLASETMLGRGVDNAAIHQAADYIAKRLAEAGVKTELFGGTPFQTLEVPVGARVGAAAKNFVRIHRAASEISGAPATDDGQSGEADSGDANSGAANSEEQANSAASNSFRIDESLSSGMSPMSIGKTAGAAQGALVFVGYGITAPELDYDDYDGIDVQGHVVAVLRKEPGMGDPASRFEGTKTSSHAFFQTKIENAIKHGAAAVILINDPGSIEASVATAEKRLASELSRREAVERQLEELPVEADKIRESLRNRIAGIDTIVQGLRSDVRQKRRGVLQIDEAGRALPVTQGGTAVSDLDEASAEDPPTIMKTVPVVSLARDAFDSVLQHATGRSLGEIETMIDRTYRPQSMMLADTVVELSVELQPSNASTSNVIGELAGRGVLAHETIVVGAHYDHVGMGGYGSLAPGTVAVHNGADDNASGTSAMLSTASMLVERLGGMESHRRVVFIGFTAEERGLLGSKYYVRHPRFALDSTVAMINLDMVGRLRDNELTVYGTGTGEGLEQIVDDLNRNYRFDLWKIPTGYGPSDHQSFYEVGIPVLFFFTGLHNDYHRPSDDSEKIDYGGLTRITDMVCDVAFELATREVRPRYAATEKHVQIRRQLTAFMGVTLQDQADHVVISGLASGGPAERSGLLAGDRLDRLDKKSVRTAVDVLDLLRDRSPGDSLSVFLTRDGQPFEFKLRLDVRPGG; this is encoded by the coding sequence ATGCGCATCATCGGAGTGATTTGTCTTCTGCTTGCACTCGCGGGCGCTTCGGCGGCCCCGCTAACAGCGGAGCAGCCTGCGGCACTCCGCTCTCGCTCGAGTTTGCAAACCCAGCTTCGCAAAGATGTGGAGTACCTTGCGAGTGAAACGATGCTGGGACGCGGCGTCGATAATGCCGCCATTCATCAGGCAGCGGATTACATCGCCAAGCGGTTGGCCGAAGCTGGGGTGAAAACCGAGTTGTTCGGTGGCACCCCGTTTCAAACGCTGGAGGTGCCGGTGGGGGCGAGGGTCGGTGCCGCTGCGAAGAACTTTGTGCGGATCCATCGAGCGGCGAGCGAGATTTCCGGTGCCCCGGCCACCGATGACGGTCAGTCTGGGGAGGCTGATTCTGGGGATGCTAATTCTGGGGCGGCTAATTCGGAGGAGCAAGCAAATTCGGCTGCGTCGAATTCATTCCGGATTGATGAGTCGCTCTCGTCGGGCATGAGCCCGATGTCCATCGGCAAGACCGCCGGGGCGGCCCAAGGGGCTCTCGTGTTTGTGGGCTACGGGATCACCGCACCGGAACTGGACTACGATGACTACGATGGTATCGACGTCCAGGGGCACGTTGTGGCGGTGCTTCGCAAGGAGCCTGGGATGGGCGATCCCGCCAGCCGGTTTGAGGGCACTAAGACATCTTCACACGCGTTCTTCCAAACGAAGATCGAAAACGCGATCAAGCATGGCGCAGCAGCCGTGATTCTGATCAATGACCCGGGAAGTATCGAAGCGAGCGTTGCGACAGCCGAGAAGAGGCTCGCGTCGGAACTGTCCCGACGCGAAGCCGTCGAGCGACAACTCGAGGAGTTGCCCGTCGAAGCGGATAAGATCCGCGAGTCGTTGCGGAATCGAATTGCGGGGATCGATACGATCGTCCAAGGGCTTCGCAGCGATGTCCGCCAGAAACGACGTGGCGTGTTACAGATCGACGAAGCGGGACGGGCGCTCCCCGTCACTCAAGGGGGAACGGCTGTTTCCGATCTCGACGAGGCGTCTGCGGAGGATCCGCCGACGATCATGAAAACGGTACCGGTCGTCTCGCTTGCTCGTGACGCATTCGATTCCGTGTTGCAGCATGCGACGGGACGAAGTTTGGGGGAGATCGAGACGATGATCGATCGCACCTATCGCCCCCAAAGCATGATGCTAGCCGATACCGTGGTCGAGCTGAGTGTGGAACTACAACCCTCCAATGCTAGCACTTCCAATGTGATTGGCGAACTGGCTGGGCGTGGCGTGCTGGCCCACGAGACCATCGTGGTGGGGGCCCATTACGATCATGTTGGGATGGGGGGCTACGGTTCGCTGGCTCCAGGAACGGTCGCGGTTCACAACGGTGCCGACGACAACGCAAGCGGGACGTCGGCAATGCTTTCGACCGCATCGATGCTCGTCGAGCGACTTGGCGGGATGGAATCTCACCGCCGAGTGGTTTTTATTGGTTTTACTGCGGAGGAACGCGGGCTGCTTGGTAGCAAGTATTACGTGCGTCATCCTCGTTTTGCGTTGGATTCGACGGTGGCGATGATCAACTTGGATATGGTGGGTCGGCTGCGGGATAATGAATTAACGGTTTATGGAACCGGTACGGGGGAGGGGTTAGAGCAGATCGTAGACGACTTGAATCGCAATTACCGTTTTGATTTATGGAAGATCCCAACGGGGTATGGGCCGAGTGATCATCAATCGTTTTACGAGGTTGGGATCCCGGTGTTGTTTTTCTTTACGGGGCTTCATAACGATTATCATCGTCCAAGTGATGATTCCGAGAAAATCGATTACGGTGGTCTAACCCGAATAACCGATATGGTTTGTGATGTCGCGTTTGAGTTGGCGACACGCGAAGTGCGTCCGAGATATGCCGCAACCGAGAAGCATGTGCAGATTCGCCGTCAATTAACGGCGTTTATGGGCGTGACTCTTCAAGATCAAGCGGATCACGTGGTTATTTCAGGGCTTGCTTCGGGTGGACCCGCGGAGCGATCCGGTTTGCTAGCAGGCGATCGATTAGATCGTTTGGATAAGAAATCGGTGCGAACGGCTGTCGACGTGTTGGATTTGTTGCGAGATCGTTCCCCGGGCGATTCACTCAGCGTTTTTCTGACCCGCGACGGGCAACCGTTTGAGTTCAAGCTCCGCTTGGATGTTCGACCCGGCGGATAG
- the yajC gene encoding preprotein translocase subunit YajC has translation MFAEIYLGIACQSLDSIVSTISILAQEAPAAEELTWFQQLFNNPFLPFVILFFLAFQIFIAPERRRKAEEAKMLSTLKKNDRVVTAGGIHGTVVSTSSETNTLMLRIDDNNNTRIKVNYTAIARVTDASKEKKESNPKDSDSKTKS, from the coding sequence TTGTTCGCTGAAATCTACCTCGGTATTGCTTGCCAATCCCTCGATTCGATTGTTTCGACAATCAGCATTTTGGCGCAGGAGGCTCCTGCGGCAGAAGAATTGACATGGTTTCAGCAGCTATTTAACAATCCTTTTTTGCCTTTTGTGATTCTATTTTTCCTCGCATTCCAGATCTTTATTGCTCCGGAACGTCGCCGAAAGGCAGAGGAAGCGAAGATGTTGTCCACGTTAAAGAAGAACGATCGCGTCGTGACAGCGGGGGGGATTCATGGGACGGTCGTTTCGACATCGTCTGAGACCAACACCCTGATGTTGCGGATTGACGACAACAATAACACTCGAATCAAAGTCAATTACACCGCAATTGCTCGTGTGACCGACGCCAGTAAAGAGAAGAAAGAATCGAATCCCAAGGATTCTGATTCCAAAACGAAGAGCTAA
- a CDS encoding TIGR01777 family oxidoreductase: MSQKHRYQVTTPLAVTVEDAFAYHQRRGALQRLIPPWESVAIESSDDSLSVGSRVVLTAKIAGLPLRWVAEHTEYDPPHRFADTQVSGPFASWDHQHEFRNLDPTASGNLSSLTDTVEYQLPAGALGNGVGNAMARKKLESMFAYRHRITSDDLQLMSRYRSSHLQVAISGSSGLVGSHLDNLLTLLGHQTVPIVRSPGDPRAIAAWDSPSEVEKFNHVDVVVHLAGKSIAGSRWSDKVKQEIRDSRVIKTRQLCESLAKLEQKPKVLICASATGIYGDRGDEVLSESSTDGDTFLAGVGAEWEAACQPAVDAGIRVVHARFGLILSAAGGALEQMLLPAKCLGGKLGSGKQWWSWIALDDVLGAIYHCICRDEVSGPVNFVSPDPITNAGFAKTLGQVLNRPAMFPAPAFALRLALGEMADALLLSSARVVPEVLKQSGYSFRFVELDAALRYSLGFERLRSETE; this comes from the coding sequence ATGAGCCAAAAACATCGGTATCAAGTCACGACCCCGCTTGCCGTCACTGTGGAAGACGCGTTTGCGTACCACCAACGCCGCGGAGCACTGCAGCGATTGATTCCGCCTTGGGAATCGGTGGCCATTGAATCGAGCGATGACAGTCTGAGCGTTGGCAGTCGTGTGGTTTTGACCGCGAAGATTGCCGGGCTGCCGCTGCGTTGGGTAGCAGAGCACACCGAGTACGACCCGCCCCATCGGTTTGCGGATACCCAAGTCTCCGGTCCCTTCGCAAGCTGGGATCATCAGCACGAATTTCGCAACCTCGATCCGACGGCGTCCGGCAACCTTTCCTCGCTGACCGACACGGTCGAATATCAATTGCCCGCCGGGGCGCTCGGCAATGGGGTTGGAAATGCGATGGCGCGAAAGAAATTGGAGTCGATGTTCGCGTATCGTCATCGCATCACGTCTGATGATTTGCAATTGATGAGTCGCTATCGGTCAAGCCATTTGCAAGTTGCCATTTCCGGTTCGAGCGGATTGGTGGGCTCGCATCTCGACAATTTGTTGACGTTGCTCGGTCACCAGACCGTTCCCATTGTTCGGTCCCCAGGCGATCCCCGAGCGATTGCGGCCTGGGATAGCCCATCCGAAGTTGAGAAATTCAATCATGTGGACGTGGTCGTGCATTTGGCGGGCAAATCGATCGCGGGCAGTCGTTGGAGCGATAAAGTTAAGCAAGAAATTCGTGACAGTCGCGTGATCAAGACCCGCCAGCTTTGCGAATCGCTCGCCAAGCTGGAGCAAAAACCGAAGGTGTTGATTTGTGCGTCGGCGACGGGCATCTATGGGGATCGCGGCGACGAGGTGCTCAGCGAAAGTTCCACCGACGGCGATACGTTCCTCGCTGGGGTCGGGGCCGAGTGGGAAGCCGCTTGCCAACCCGCAGTCGATGCCGGGATTCGCGTGGTCCATGCTAGGTTTGGCTTGATCCTTTCGGCGGCGGGGGGCGCGTTGGAGCAAATGCTGTTGCCTGCGAAGTGCTTGGGGGGAAAGCTCGGCAGCGGGAAACAGTGGTGGAGCTGGATTGCATTGGATGACGTGCTGGGGGCAATCTACCACTGTATTTGTCGCGACGAGGTCTCAGGCCCCGTGAACTTCGTGTCGCCTGATCCGATCACGAATGCTGGGTTCGCGAAAACACTTGGGCAAGTGTTGAATCGTCCGGCGATGTTCCCCGCACCGGCCTTCGCGTTGCGTTTGGCGCTCGGGGAAATGGCCGATGCATTGTTGTTGTCGAGCGCGCGGGTCGTTCCCGAAGTCCTCAAACAGTCAGGTTACTCGTTCCGCTTTGTCGAGCTCGACGCAGCCCTACGCTACTCGCTCGGGTTCGAACGGTTGCGTTCCGAGACGGAGTGA
- the surE gene encoding 5'/3'-nucleotidase SurE, with product MKILITNDDGIDAPGLAALVKSVQHAMGDGIELIVVAPDRGRSECGHSVTTGRPLAVKAVRPQWFQTDGTPVDCVRAGLGVLAQGVDAVISGVNAGANLGVDLHVSGTYAAAREAAISGVPALALSHYRRPDVPATWDHVPRWTHSTICEFVQRIGRSNAAPLLWNVNLPAIDPATDQPARVWCDVDWEPMVRKAFHRESEIHFESDFHARPRKPGLDIEQCFAGAITISEITPH from the coding sequence ATGAAGATATTGATCACCAACGACGACGGCATCGACGCCCCCGGTTTGGCGGCACTGGTCAAGTCGGTACAGCATGCGATGGGGGATGGCATCGAATTGATTGTGGTTGCGCCTGATCGCGGACGAAGCGAATGCGGGCACAGCGTGACAACGGGCCGCCCATTAGCGGTCAAAGCGGTACGTCCCCAATGGTTCCAAACCGACGGAACGCCGGTGGATTGCGTCCGCGCCGGACTGGGCGTGCTCGCCCAGGGGGTCGACGCGGTGATCTCGGGGGTCAACGCAGGCGCTAACCTTGGAGTCGACTTGCACGTCAGCGGCACCTATGCGGCGGCGCGAGAAGCCGCCATCTCAGGAGTGCCTGCGTTGGCCCTTTCGCATTACCGCCGTCCCGATGTCCCCGCAACGTGGGACCACGTGCCGCGTTGGACACACAGCACGATTTGTGAATTTGTGCAAAGGATAGGACGCAGCAACGCCGCTCCGCTGCTGTGGAATGTCAACCTACCGGCGATCGATCCGGCGACCGATCAACCCGCTCGAGTGTGGTGCGACGTCGACTGGGAACCGATGGTGCGCAAGGCATTTCATCGCGAATCGGAAATTCACTTCGAAAGCGACTTCCATGCGCGACCCCGAAAACCAGGACTCGATATCGAACAATGCTTTGCAGGCGCCATTACCATTTCCGAAATCACGCCCCACTAG
- the secD gene encoding protein translocase subunit SecD, translated as MDCNFFSQSFFDSFVMPLAQADGLTEPVQEGISIDQYVWLVAALAVLIVPFILGGWLAKMLKMPNYSTRLGLVLLAVIASATVLINKRPTRGVDLQGGTILVYEIDQSKNIGEDVNTGQRITSDDLVEPLARRINPSGTQEIVIRPYGESQIEIIVPAKSSEADGDGGGSGVDELDRIKRRVEEAGILRFAILANRLDHQRIIDLAKEQSESDSQSERTSSVVLDVNGKIVGRWVRVDQEKVEKNGVRPLRVNVGNAIVRNPETGQFIDLPASVQGENGETKTVLWMKQQNLDDIETLMIVDPDLDIKGDDLAFAASTFDQHGAPAVAFNLTDKGSGRFYTLTANNAPVGTMQRQLGIVLDDDLLSAPNILQPISKEGRITGSFTKEEVQELVAVLKAGQLPAALTPQPIAENQIDPTLGKDTINKGFFAIGLSLSLVLVFILFYYRFAGVVACTALVLNLAMILGTMVLINQPLTLPGLAGLVLTVGMSVDANVLIFERIREELKKGAATRMAIRNGFAKATVTIVDANLTTLITAIVLYAIGTDQIRGFAVTLILGILFSMFTAIYMSRTFFDIAERQGFLTLSMSDGVNSLRSMFSNGDNFDFMGKGKIAFLVSTLLVVTGIGSLFARGQGIFDIDFAGGSSVQFRVDQPTETDTIRDIVGAVMVGEDGKPIQFTVNGVTMDSSPNGTVYKVDSSYEKVDQLKEAISAAFAKEDTVNLVTYKIDIAADDAKAPVDPKASSLNLRGSERLDNGTMLALFYPQDEAATDVVADTAAEAAPETEAAPETSANTPAISNRPSLVFSTRLVKLGIEGEDGGAGINAPTLVETLLNAAKAVNVPLNERAIELLPIGEGSDKWNMKSSLSFSDWTVKLPLESEQADAVMEQIKQNLGSKPVWISSSSVGGQVAGDMIGRAFGALFGSLLCIIGYIWFRFQRVMYGLAAVVALLHDVIVTLGAIAISYWLADVFGFLLIDPFKISLTVVAALLTIIGYSLNDTIVVFDRIRETKGKSTHLTSEMVNTSINQTLSRTLLTSLTTLIVVVLLYAVGGAGIHAFAFALVVGVLVGTYSSIFVASPVLLWLIQRNEKVKTA; from the coding sequence ATGGACTGCAATTTCTTTTCCCAATCGTTTTTCGATTCCTTCGTGATGCCGCTTGCTCAAGCGGATGGGCTCACCGAGCCAGTTCAGGAAGGGATTTCAATCGATCAGTATGTGTGGCTTGTTGCCGCCCTTGCTGTGTTGATTGTCCCATTCATCCTTGGTGGGTGGTTGGCGAAGATGTTGAAGATGCCCAACTATTCCACTCGCTTGGGATTGGTGTTGTTGGCTGTCATTGCCAGCGCGACCGTCTTGATCAACAAGCGTCCTACTCGCGGTGTTGATCTCCAAGGGGGGACGATCTTGGTTTACGAGATCGACCAGAGCAAAAATATCGGTGAAGACGTCAACACAGGGCAACGCATCACATCGGATGATTTGGTCGAGCCACTCGCACGCCGAATCAATCCTAGCGGTACCCAGGAAATCGTGATTCGACCGTACGGTGAAAGCCAGATCGAAATCATCGTGCCGGCGAAGTCGAGTGAAGCGGACGGCGACGGAGGAGGCAGTGGCGTCGATGAACTCGATCGTATCAAACGACGCGTCGAAGAAGCTGGGATTTTGCGTTTTGCGATTCTTGCCAATCGACTCGACCACCAACGCATCATTGACTTGGCGAAGGAGCAATCGGAGTCTGACAGCCAAAGCGAGCGGACCAGCAGTGTCGTGCTCGATGTCAACGGCAAGATCGTTGGCCGTTGGGTGCGAGTCGACCAAGAAAAGGTTGAAAAGAACGGGGTTCGCCCATTGCGAGTCAATGTCGGCAACGCCATCGTTCGCAATCCGGAAACCGGGCAATTTATCGATCTGCCGGCAAGCGTGCAGGGCGAAAACGGTGAAACGAAAACCGTCTTGTGGATGAAGCAACAGAATCTGGATGACATCGAAACCTTGATGATTGTCGACCCTGATCTCGACATCAAAGGGGACGATTTGGCGTTTGCCGCTAGCACTTTCGACCAACACGGTGCTCCAGCAGTCGCGTTTAACTTGACCGACAAAGGCTCGGGACGTTTTTACACGTTGACGGCGAATAACGCCCCCGTGGGAACGATGCAGCGACAATTGGGAATCGTCCTGGATGACGATTTGTTGTCAGCGCCGAATATCCTGCAGCCAATTAGCAAAGAGGGACGCATCACCGGTAGCTTTACCAAAGAGGAAGTCCAAGAGCTCGTAGCGGTACTCAAGGCAGGCCAGTTGCCGGCGGCATTGACGCCACAACCGATCGCGGAAAATCAAATTGACCCCACCCTTGGGAAAGACACGATCAACAAGGGGTTCTTTGCGATCGGTTTGTCGTTGAGCCTCGTGTTGGTGTTCATCCTGTTCTATTACCGATTCGCCGGTGTGGTCGCCTGTACCGCCCTGGTTTTGAACCTGGCGATGATCTTGGGCACCATGGTCCTGATCAATCAACCGTTGACGCTGCCCGGGCTCGCGGGGCTTGTGTTAACCGTCGGTATGTCCGTCGACGCGAACGTGTTGATTTTTGAACGGATTCGCGAGGAATTGAAAAAGGGCGCAGCGACGCGGATGGCGATTCGCAACGGTTTCGCAAAAGCGACCGTCACAATCGTCGATGCGAACTTGACCACCTTGATCACTGCGATCGTGTTGTACGCGATCGGAACCGACCAGATTCGTGGATTCGCGGTCACCTTGATCCTCGGGATCTTGTTTTCGATGTTCACCGCGATCTACATGTCGCGAACCTTCTTTGACATCGCCGAACGCCAAGGCTTCTTGACCCTTAGCATGTCGGATGGCGTCAACTCGTTACGCAGCATGTTTTCGAACGGTGACAACTTTGATTTCATGGGCAAGGGAAAGATCGCCTTTCTCGTTTCCACGCTGCTTGTCGTGACTGGAATTGGGTCGCTCTTTGCTCGTGGCCAGGGAATCTTTGATATCGACTTCGCGGGGGGCTCCTCGGTTCAATTCCGAGTCGACCAGCCAACCGAAACCGATACGATCCGCGACATTGTCGGCGCGGTGATGGTGGGCGAAGACGGCAAGCCGATTCAGTTCACGGTCAACGGCGTCACGATGGACTCCAGCCCGAACGGAACGGTCTACAAAGTCGACTCGTCCTACGAAAAAGTCGACCAGTTGAAAGAAGCCATCTCCGCAGCGTTTGCCAAGGAAGATACCGTCAACCTTGTCACTTACAAAATCGATATCGCTGCGGACGATGCAAAAGCTCCAGTGGATCCGAAAGCATCTTCGCTGAATTTGCGAGGAAGTGAGCGGCTCGATAATGGGACCATGTTGGCTCTGTTTTATCCTCAAGATGAAGCGGCAACCGATGTCGTCGCGGACACGGCGGCCGAGGCAGCTCCGGAGACCGAGGCCGCTCCGGAGACCTCAGCGAACACGCCTGCGATTTCGAATCGTCCTTCGCTCGTGTTTAGCACGCGGTTGGTCAAGCTCGGTATCGAAGGCGAAGATGGTGGTGCGGGCATCAATGCTCCCACCCTTGTCGAGACACTGCTCAATGCCGCCAAGGCGGTTAATGTGCCGCTCAACGAGCGAGCCATTGAACTGCTTCCCATTGGCGAAGGTTCGGATAAGTGGAACATGAAGTCATCGTTATCGTTCAGCGATTGGACGGTGAAATTGCCACTTGAATCAGAGCAAGCCGATGCCGTGATGGAGCAAATCAAGCAGAATCTTGGCAGCAAACCGGTTTGGATTAGCAGTAGCAGCGTGGGTGGCCAAGTTGCCGGTGACATGATCGGTCGTGCATTCGGAGCGTTGTTTGGCAGCTTGTTGTGCATCATCGGGTACATTTGGTTCCGCTTCCAACGCGTGATGTACGGTCTCGCTGCGGTTGTCGCGTTGCTTCACGACGTGATTGTCACGCTCGGTGCGATCGCGATCAGCTATTGGTTGGCTGACGTGTTTGGCTTCCTGTTGATCGATCCGTTCAAGATCAGCTTGACCGTGGTGGCGGCGCTGTTGACGATCATTGGTTATTCACTCAACGATACGATCGTCGTGTTTGACCGGATTCGGGAAACGAAGGGGAAATCAACTCACTTGACCAGCGAAATGGTTAACACCAGTATCAACCAAACGCTCAGCCGTACCTTGTTGACTTCGTTGACGACGTTGATTGTGGTCGTGCTGCTTTACGCGGTCGGGGGAGCGGGGATCCATGCGTTTGCCTTCGCATTGGTCGTCGGCGTCTTGGTGGGAACCTATAGTTCGATCTTTGTCGCCAGCCCTGTTTTGTTGTGGTTGATTCAGCGAAACGAAAAGGTCAAAACCGCGTAA
- a CDS encoding OmpH family outer membrane protein, whose amino-acid sequence MRFNCVAAILVAILTMTAVVPSVATAQEASASSGHRVAVVDVAFIFKNHPGIKAQVERVEGDLKSYDAQLQGKREELKQAAERLKTFKVGTPDYTAQEEQVASMESKLRLDMARKRKELADAEARIYFENYQRIASGVQFLAQHYKINMVLRYNSEEMDLEKGDSVIRGVMKNIVYHDDALDMTKGVMQYLDKAMQEDIAKRGGAAGQPVNR is encoded by the coding sequence GTGCGATTTAACTGTGTAGCGGCCATTCTAGTGGCCATCCTTACCATGACAGCCGTCGTCCCTAGTGTCGCTACGGCCCAGGAAGCATCCGCATCAAGCGGTCACCGCGTTGCCGTGGTCGACGTGGCATTCATCTTCAAGAATCACCCCGGCATCAAAGCTCAAGTGGAGCGAGTCGAAGGCGATTTGAAGAGTTACGACGCTCAACTTCAGGGCAAGCGTGAAGAGCTAAAGCAAGCGGCCGAACGACTGAAAACGTTCAAGGTTGGCACCCCTGATTATACCGCTCAAGAAGAGCAAGTTGCATCGATGGAATCGAAGCTTCGCTTGGACATGGCGCGTAAGCGTAAAGAGCTTGCCGATGCCGAAGCACGAATCTATTTCGAGAACTATCAACGCATTGCATCGGGCGTTCAATTCTTGGCTCAACACTACAAGATCAACATGGTCCTTCGTTACAACAGCGAAGAGATGGATCTTGAAAAGGGTGATTCGGTCATCCGTGGCGTGATGAAGAACATTGTTTATCACGACGATGCACTGGACATGACCAAGGGCGTGATGCAGTACTTGGACAAAGCGATGCAAGAAGACATTGCCAAGCGTGGCGGAGCTGCTGGCCAGCCCGTTAATCGCTAG